The proteins below are encoded in one region of Pongo pygmaeus isolate AG05252 chromosome 20, NHGRI_mPonPyg2-v2.0_pri, whole genome shotgun sequence:
- the PIH1D1 gene encoding PIH1 domain-containing protein 1, producing MANPKLLGLELSEAEVIGADSARFEELLLQASKELQQAQTTRPESTQIQPQPGFCIKTNSSEGKVFINICHSSSIPPPADVTEEELLQMLEEDQAGFRIPMSLGEPHAELDAKGQGCTAYDVAVNSDFYRRMQNSDFLRELVITIAREGLEDKYNLQLNPEWRMMKNRPFMGSISQQNIRSQQRPRIQELGDLYTPAPGRAESGPEKPHLKLWLEAPDLLLAEIDLPKLDGALGLSLEIGENRLLMGGPQQLYHLDAYIPLQINSHESKAAFHRKRKQLMVAMPLLPVPS from the exons ATGGCGAACCCGAAGCTGCTGGGACTGGAGCTAAGCGAGGCGGAGGTGATCGGTGCTGATTCGGCGCGATTTGAGGAGCTGCTGCTGCAG GCCTCGAAGGAGCTCCAGCAAGCCCAGACAACCAGACCAGAATCGACACAAATCCAGCCTCAGCCTG GTTTCTGCATAAAGACCAACTCCTCAGAAGGGAAGGTTTTCATCAACATCTGCCACTCGTCCTCTATCCCTCCTCCTGCTGACGTGACCGAGGAGGAGCTGCTTCAGATGCTAGAGGAGGACCAAGCTGGGTTTCGCATCCCCATGAGTCTGGGAGAGCCTCATGCAGAACTGGATGCAA AAGGCCAGGGATGTACCGCCTACGACGTAGCTGTCAACAGCGACTTCTACCGGAGGATGCAG AACAGCGATTTCTTGCGGGAGCTCGTGATCACCATCGCCAGGGAGGGCCTTGAGGACAAATACAACTTGCAGCTGAATCCGG AATGGCGCATGATGAAGAACCGGCCATTCATGGGCTCCATCTCGCAGCAGAACATCCGCTCGCAGCAGCGTCCTCGGATCCAGGAGCTGGGGGACCTGTACACGCCCGCCCCCGGGAGAGCTGAGTCAGG CCCTGAAAAGCCTCACCTGAAACTGTGGCTGGAAGCCCCTGACCTCCTCTTGGCCGAAATTGACCTCCCTAAACTG GATGGAGCCCTGGGGCTGTCACTGGAGATCGGGGAGAACCGCCTGTTGATGGGGGGCCCCCAGCAGCTGTATCATCTAGACGCCTATATCCCACTGCAGATCAACTCTCATGAGAGCAAGGCAGCCTTCCACCGGAAGAGAAAG CAATTAATGGTGGCCATGCCGCTTCTGCCGGTGCCTTCTTGA
- the ALDH16A1 gene encoding aldehyde dehydrogenase family 16 member A1 isoform X1, translating into MAATRAGPRAREIFTSLEYGPVPESHACALAWLDTQDRCLGHCVNGKWLKPEHRNSVPCQDPITGENLASCLQAQAEDVAAAVEAARMAFKSWSAQPGVVRAQHLTRLAKVIQKHQRLLWTLESLVTGRAVREVREGDVQLAQQLLHYYAIQASTQEEALAGWEPMGVIGLILPPTFSFLEMMWRICPALAVGCTVVALVPPASPTPLLLAQLSGELGPFPGILNVISGPVSLVPVLASQPGIQKVAFCGALEEGRALRRSLAGECAELGLALGTESLLLLTDTADIDSAVEGVVDAAWSDRGPGGLRLLIQESVWDEAMRRLQERMGRLRSGRGLDGAVDMGARGAAACDLVQRFVREAQSQGAQVFQAGDVPSERPFYPPTLVSNLPPASPCAQVEVPWPVVVASPFRTAKEALLVANGTPRGGSASVWSERLGQALELGYGLQVGTVWINAHGLRDPSVPTGGCKESGCSWHGGPDGLYEYLRPSGTPARLSCLSKNLNYDTFGLAVPSTLPAGPEIGPSPAPPYGLFVGGRFQAPEAQSSRPIQDSSGNLHGYVAEGGAKDIRGAVEAAHQAFPGWAGQSPGARASLLWALAAALERRKSTLASRLERQGVELKAAEAEVELSARRLRAWGARAQAQGHTLQVAGLRGPVLRLREPLGVLAVVCPDEWPLLAFVSLLAPALAYGNTVVMVPSAACPLLALEVCQDMATLFPAGLANVVTGDQDHLTRCLALHQDVQAMWYFGSAQGSQFVEWASAGNLKPVWASRGCPRAWDQEAEGAGPELGLRAARTKALWLPMGD; encoded by the exons ATGGCTGCGACGCGTGCAGGGCCCCGCGCCCGCGAGATCTTCACCTCGCTGGAGTACGGACCGGTGCCGGAGAGCCACGCATGCGCACTG GCCTGGCTGGACACCCAGGACCGGTGCTTGGGCCACTGTGTGAATGGGAAGTGGTTAAAGCCTGAACACAGGAATTCAGTGCCTTGCCAGGATCCCATCACAG GAGAGAACTTGGCCAGTTGCCTGCAGGCACAAGCCGAGGATGTGGCTGCAGCCGTGGAGGCAGCCAGGATGGCATTTAAGAGCTGGAGTGCGCAGCCTGGCGTCGTCCGGGCCCAGCACCTGACCAG GCTGGCCAAGGTGATCCAGAAGCACCAGCGGCTGCTGTGGACCCTGGAATCCCTGGTGACTGGGCGGGCTGTTCGAGAGGTTCGAGAGGGGGACGTCCAGCTGGCCCAGCAGCTGCTCCACTACTATGCAATCCAGGCATCCACCCAGGAGGAGGCACTGGCAGGCTGGGAGCCCATGG gaGTAATTGGCCTCATCCTGCCACCCACATTCTCCTTCCTTGAGATGATGTGGAGGATTTGCCCTGCCCTGGCTGTGG GCTGCACCGTGGTGGCCCTCGTGCCCCCAGCCTCCCCGACGCCCCTCCTCCTGGCCCAGCTGTCAGGGGAGCTAGGCCCATTCCCAGGAATCCTGAATGTCATCAGTGGCCCTGTCTCCCTGGTGCCCGTCCTGGCCTCCCAGCCTGGAATTCAGAAGGTGGCCTTCTGCGGAGCCCTGGAG GAAGGGCGTGCCCTTCGACGGAGCCTGGCGGGCGAGTGTGCGGAGCTGGGCCTGGCGCTGGGGACGGAGTCACTGCTGCTGCTGACGGACACAGCGGACATAGACTCGGCCGTGGAGGGTGTTGTGGACGCCGCCTGGTCTGACCGCGGCCCG GGTGGCCTCAGGCTCCTCATCCAGGAGTCTGTGTGGGATGAAGCCATGAGACGGCTGCAGGAGCGGATGGGGCGGCTTCGGAGTGGCCGAGGGCTGGATGGGGCCGTGGACATGGGGGCCCGGGGGGCTGCCGCATGTGACCTGGTCCAGCGCTTTGTGCGTGAGGCCCAGAGCCAGGGGGCACAG GTGTTCCAGGCTGGCGATGTGCCTTCAGAACGCCCATTCTATCCCCCAACCTTGGTCTCCAACCTTCCCCCAGCCTCCCCATGTGCCCAGGTGGAG GTGCCGTGGCCTGTGGTCGTGGCCTCCCCCTTCCGCACAGCCAAGGAGGCACTGTTGGTGGCCAACGGGACGCCCCGCGGGGGCAGCGCCAGTGTGTGGAgcgagaggctggggcaggcgctGGAGCTGGGCTATGG GCTGCAGGTGGGCACTGTCTGGATCAACGCCCACGGCCTCAGAGACCCTTCGGTGCCCACAGGCGGCTGCAAGGAGAGTGGGTGTTCCTGGCACGGGGGCCCAGAC GGGCTGTATGAGTATCTGCGGCCCTCAGGGACCCCTGCCCGGCTGTCCTGCCTCTCCAAGAACCTGAACTATGACACCTTTGGCCTCGCTGTTCCCTCAACCCTGCCGGCTGGGCCTGAAATAGGGCCCAG CCCAGCACCCCCCTATGGGCTCTTCGTTGGGGGCCGTTTCCAGGCTCCTGAGGCCCAAAGCTCCAGGCCCATCCAGGATTCATCTGGCAACCTCCATGGCTACGTGGCTGAGGGTGGAGCCAAGGACATCCGAGGTGCTGTGGAGGCCGCTCACCAGGCTTTCCCTGG CTGGGCAGGCCAGTCCCCAGGAGCCCGGGCATCCCTGCTGTGGGCCCTGGCGGCTGCACTGGAGCGCCGGAAGTCTACCCTGGCCTCGAGGCTAGAGAGGCAGGGAGTGGAGCTCAAGGCTGCGGAGGCGGAGGTGGAGCTGAGTGCAAGGCGACTTCGGGCATGGGGGGCCCGGGCGCAGGCCCAAGGCCACACCCTGCAG GTGGCGGGGCTGAGAGGCCCTGTGCTGCGCCTGCGGGAGCCGCTGGGTGTGCTGGCTGTGGTGTGTCCGGACGAGTGGCCCCTGCTTGCCTTCGTGTCCCTGCTGGCTCCTGCCCTGGCCTACGGCAACACTGTGGTCATGGTGCCCAGCGCGGCCTGTCCTCTGCTGGCCCTGGAGGTCTGCCAG GACATGGCCACCCTGTTCCCAGcaggcctggccaacgtggtgacaGGAGACCAGGACCATCTGACCCGCTGCCTGGCCTTGCACCAGGACGTCCAGGCCATGTGGTATTTCGGATCGGCCCAG GGTTCCCAGTTTGTGGAGTGGGCCTCAGCAGGAAACCTCAAACCGGTGTGGGCGAGCAGGGGCTGCCCGCGGGCCTGGGACCAGGAGGCCGAGGGGGCAGGCCCAGAGCTGGGACTGCGAGCAGCGCGGACCAAGGCCCTGTGGCTGCCTATGGGGGACTGA
- the ALDH16A1 gene encoding aldehyde dehydrogenase family 16 member A1 isoform X2, whose product MAWLDTQDRCLGHCVNGKWLKPEHRNSVPCQDPITGENLASCLQAQAEDVAAAVEAARMAFKSWSAQPGVVRAQHLTRLAKVIQKHQRLLWTLESLVTGRAVREVREGDVQLAQQLLHYYAIQASTQEEALAGWEPMGVIGLILPPTFSFLEMMWRICPALAVGCTVVALVPPASPTPLLLAQLSGELGPFPGILNVISGPVSLVPVLASQPGIQKVAFCGALEEGRALRRSLAGECAELGLALGTESLLLLTDTADIDSAVEGVVDAAWSDRGPGGLRLLIQESVWDEAMRRLQERMGRLRSGRGLDGAVDMGARGAAACDLVQRFVREAQSQGAQVFQAGDVPSERPFYPPTLVSNLPPASPCAQVEVPWPVVVASPFRTAKEALLVANGTPRGGSASVWSERLGQALELGYGLQVGTVWINAHGLRDPSVPTGGCKESGCSWHGGPDGLYEYLRPSGTPARLSCLSKNLNYDTFGLAVPSTLPAGPEIGPSPAPPYGLFVGGRFQAPEAQSSRPIQDSSGNLHGYVAEGGAKDIRGAVEAAHQAFPGWAGQSPGARASLLWALAAALERRKSTLASRLERQGVELKAAEAEVELSARRLRAWGARAQAQGHTLQVAGLRGPVLRLREPLGVLAVVCPDEWPLLAFVSLLAPALAYGNTVVMVPSAACPLLALEVCQDMATLFPAGLANVVTGDQDHLTRCLALHQDVQAMWYFGSAQGSQFVEWASAGNLKPVWASRGCPRAWDQEAEGAGPELGLRAARTKALWLPMGD is encoded by the exons atg GCCTGGCTGGACACCCAGGACCGGTGCTTGGGCCACTGTGTGAATGGGAAGTGGTTAAAGCCTGAACACAGGAATTCAGTGCCTTGCCAGGATCCCATCACAG GAGAGAACTTGGCCAGTTGCCTGCAGGCACAAGCCGAGGATGTGGCTGCAGCCGTGGAGGCAGCCAGGATGGCATTTAAGAGCTGGAGTGCGCAGCCTGGCGTCGTCCGGGCCCAGCACCTGACCAG GCTGGCCAAGGTGATCCAGAAGCACCAGCGGCTGCTGTGGACCCTGGAATCCCTGGTGACTGGGCGGGCTGTTCGAGAGGTTCGAGAGGGGGACGTCCAGCTGGCCCAGCAGCTGCTCCACTACTATGCAATCCAGGCATCCACCCAGGAGGAGGCACTGGCAGGCTGGGAGCCCATGG gaGTAATTGGCCTCATCCTGCCACCCACATTCTCCTTCCTTGAGATGATGTGGAGGATTTGCCCTGCCCTGGCTGTGG GCTGCACCGTGGTGGCCCTCGTGCCCCCAGCCTCCCCGACGCCCCTCCTCCTGGCCCAGCTGTCAGGGGAGCTAGGCCCATTCCCAGGAATCCTGAATGTCATCAGTGGCCCTGTCTCCCTGGTGCCCGTCCTGGCCTCCCAGCCTGGAATTCAGAAGGTGGCCTTCTGCGGAGCCCTGGAG GAAGGGCGTGCCCTTCGACGGAGCCTGGCGGGCGAGTGTGCGGAGCTGGGCCTGGCGCTGGGGACGGAGTCACTGCTGCTGCTGACGGACACAGCGGACATAGACTCGGCCGTGGAGGGTGTTGTGGACGCCGCCTGGTCTGACCGCGGCCCG GGTGGCCTCAGGCTCCTCATCCAGGAGTCTGTGTGGGATGAAGCCATGAGACGGCTGCAGGAGCGGATGGGGCGGCTTCGGAGTGGCCGAGGGCTGGATGGGGCCGTGGACATGGGGGCCCGGGGGGCTGCCGCATGTGACCTGGTCCAGCGCTTTGTGCGTGAGGCCCAGAGCCAGGGGGCACAG GTGTTCCAGGCTGGCGATGTGCCTTCAGAACGCCCATTCTATCCCCCAACCTTGGTCTCCAACCTTCCCCCAGCCTCCCCATGTGCCCAGGTGGAG GTGCCGTGGCCTGTGGTCGTGGCCTCCCCCTTCCGCACAGCCAAGGAGGCACTGTTGGTGGCCAACGGGACGCCCCGCGGGGGCAGCGCCAGTGTGTGGAgcgagaggctggggcaggcgctGGAGCTGGGCTATGG GCTGCAGGTGGGCACTGTCTGGATCAACGCCCACGGCCTCAGAGACCCTTCGGTGCCCACAGGCGGCTGCAAGGAGAGTGGGTGTTCCTGGCACGGGGGCCCAGAC GGGCTGTATGAGTATCTGCGGCCCTCAGGGACCCCTGCCCGGCTGTCCTGCCTCTCCAAGAACCTGAACTATGACACCTTTGGCCTCGCTGTTCCCTCAACCCTGCCGGCTGGGCCTGAAATAGGGCCCAG CCCAGCACCCCCCTATGGGCTCTTCGTTGGGGGCCGTTTCCAGGCTCCTGAGGCCCAAAGCTCCAGGCCCATCCAGGATTCATCTGGCAACCTCCATGGCTACGTGGCTGAGGGTGGAGCCAAGGACATCCGAGGTGCTGTGGAGGCCGCTCACCAGGCTTTCCCTGG CTGGGCAGGCCAGTCCCCAGGAGCCCGGGCATCCCTGCTGTGGGCCCTGGCGGCTGCACTGGAGCGCCGGAAGTCTACCCTGGCCTCGAGGCTAGAGAGGCAGGGAGTGGAGCTCAAGGCTGCGGAGGCGGAGGTGGAGCTGAGTGCAAGGCGACTTCGGGCATGGGGGGCCCGGGCGCAGGCCCAAGGCCACACCCTGCAG GTGGCGGGGCTGAGAGGCCCTGTGCTGCGCCTGCGGGAGCCGCTGGGTGTGCTGGCTGTGGTGTGTCCGGACGAGTGGCCCCTGCTTGCCTTCGTGTCCCTGCTGGCTCCTGCCCTGGCCTACGGCAACACTGTGGTCATGGTGCCCAGCGCGGCCTGTCCTCTGCTGGCCCTGGAGGTCTGCCAG GACATGGCCACCCTGTTCCCAGcaggcctggccaacgtggtgacaGGAGACCAGGACCATCTGACCCGCTGCCTGGCCTTGCACCAGGACGTCCAGGCCATGTGGTATTTCGGATCGGCCCAG GGTTCCCAGTTTGTGGAGTGGGCCTCAGCAGGAAACCTCAAACCGGTGTGGGCGAGCAGGGGCTGCCCGCGGGCCTGGGACCAGGAGGCCGAGGGGGCAGGCCCAGAGCTGGGACTGCGAGCAGCGCGGACCAAGGCCCTGTGGCTGCCTATGGGGGACTGA